One window from the genome of Lentibacillus daqui encodes:
- the glyQ gene encoding glycine--tRNA ligase subunit alpha codes for MNIQQMILTLQKHWSDQNCILMQAYDVEKGAGTMSPMTLLRSLGPEPWNVAYVEPSRRPADGRYGQNPNRLYQHHQFQVIMKPSPANIQDLYLNSLIALGIDPLEHDIRFVEDNWENPTLGAAGLGWEVWLDGMETTQFTYFQQIGGLDTNPVAVELTYGLERLASYIQDKENVFDLEWTDGVTVKDIFLQPEYEHSTYTFEESDTDMLFKLFSMYEQEAKTTIEKGLIFPAYDYVLKCSHTFNLLDAKGVISVTERTGYISRVRNLARGIAKAYVAKREELGFPMLKEETK; via the coding sequence ATGAACATTCAACAAATGATTTTAACATTGCAGAAACATTGGTCAGATCAAAATTGTATTTTAATGCAAGCTTATGATGTCGAAAAGGGGGCGGGAACGATGTCGCCGATGACATTGCTTAGAAGTTTGGGACCGGAACCATGGAATGTCGCTTATGTGGAACCGTCACGCCGTCCTGCTGATGGCCGATACGGTCAAAACCCTAATCGTTTGTATCAGCACCATCAATTTCAAGTGATTATGAAGCCGTCCCCGGCAAATATTCAGGATCTGTATCTCAATTCCCTGATTGCACTTGGAATTGATCCATTAGAACATGATATCCGTTTTGTGGAGGACAATTGGGAAAATCCGACGCTTGGTGCCGCAGGGCTGGGATGGGAAGTATGGCTTGATGGTATGGAAACCACCCAGTTTACCTATTTTCAACAAATTGGTGGTCTTGACACTAATCCTGTCGCGGTCGAATTAACATATGGTTTGGAACGATTAGCATCTTATATTCAGGATAAGGAAAATGTGTTTGATTTGGAATGGACTGATGGCGTGACTGTAAAGGATATCTTTCTGCAGCCGGAATACGAGCATTCTACCTATACATTTGAAGAATCAGATACAGATATGCTGTTTAAATTATTTTCCATGTATGAACAGGAAGCAAAAACGACAATAGAAAAAGGCTTGATCTTTCCGGCATATGATTATGTATTAAAATGTTCACATACCTTTAACCTGCTCGATGCCAAAGGGGTCATATCGGTTACTGAACGCACTGGATATATCAGCCGAGTTCGTAATCTGGCAAGGGGTATTGCTAAAGCATATGTTGCCAAACGGGAAGAATTGGGATTTCCAATGCTGAAGGAGGAGACAAAATAA